The genomic region CCCATGGTTCACTGTGGTCGTCGATGATCTCCTGGATCTTCTGGTTGATTTTGGGGGTTTCGGATAAGACTTCATCCAGGGTAAACTGTCCCACCACACTACGAACTGTGGTCTGTGAAATCTGGTTAACCGCACGGTTGTAATTCTCGATTTCAACCACGGCCTTGTAAGCATCTACCACCTTGAAGTAAGCTACTGCCGCCACATCAATGGAGACATTATCCTGGGTGATGATCTTCTGGGAAGGGATGGGCATGGTCACAATCTGCAGTGATGGTTTAACCATCCGGTCAACCAGGGGAATTATAAGTCGCAGGCCTGGTTCTTTGACCCCTATAACCTTACCTAATCTGAAAACAACCCCTCTTTCATACTGGTTCACGATCCGGATGGATAATCCCAGTATGATGAGTATCACAATACCGATGATGATCATGCTAATTATATCCATTTTTTTAACCTCCTTGTGGATTACCTCTTGTAATAAATAATAGATCAAACTGCCTAATAAAATCTGCAAAGGGATTCCTAAAACTTCGTAATTAATGGAGGAAATTTAAAAAAATTGTAAATCTAATACTCTACTTGCAATCAATCAAAGTTAAGGTAATAAAGTAAAATAAGGAATAATATATAATTATATGGAATATTAGTTCATGAACAGTATTAGATCAGTGATAGGTTGTTTAATTAGGTCTCATTAGTGTTTAATATTTTTTAAGAGACTAATTTCGGCTGCTAAATTGTGAATTCAAATTCAATGGTTGAAATATAGTTTCTTTCCACTGTTTTCCTTTTATCATTGGTGAAAGTTATATATATTTTAATGACCATATTATCTATTGTAACCTTTATGCACGGGTTTTGTACTGTTTTAAAGTTTAGAGGGATGAAATAAGATGATCGGTATAATGTCAGACAGCCACGACCACCTGGAAGCCATAAAGATGGCGGTGGAAGTATTTAATCAGGCCGGGGTTGATCTGGTAGTTCATGCCGGTGATTTAATAGCACCCTTCACTGCCCTGGAATTTGCTAAACTTCAAGCTCCATTAGAAGCTATTTTTGGCAATAATGATGGTGAAAAGCAGGGTTTAAGGACAGCCTACTCGGAACTAACTGTACTGGCGGATTTCAAGGAAATAAAATTCAATGGAAGAAATATAGCCCTCATTCATGGAACAGAAGAACCACTGGTGGAGGCACTCACCCGGAGTGGGAAATACGACCTGGTTATAAGGGGACACACCCACCGAATGGAAATAACCGAAGGGCCAACCATGGTTATTAATCCGGGTGAAACCTGCGGGTACTTATCTGGTGAAAAAACAGTGATACTACTGGATACTGCTGATCTCAGTTACCAAAAGGTGTTCCTGTGAAGTCCAAAAACAGTGCAATTATATAAGGGATGAAGTTTAACTGGAATTCTACTTAAAATAAAGCTTAATATATGTTTCACTATTTTATGTAACCGAAATTGTACAATTTATTTTCATTGGAGTGATGAAGTGTTTTTCAGGAATTTGGGCCAGGTGAATGGATATGAAGCATAAAACGCTGCTGCTGATGGTAGTTGGTGTAGCAGTACTGGGTTTAATGGTTCTTATCATTGGGCCGGAAAATATCGAAAGCGCCATCCAGCAATCCAACCCATGGTACTTGGTTTTGGCCGTGGTTATACAGCTGGTAATATACGGCCTGTGGACGGAAAGA from Methanobacterium formicicum harbors:
- a CDS encoding slipin family protein, which translates into the protein MDIISMIIIGIVILIILGLSIRIVNQYERGVVFRLGKVIGVKEPGLRLIIPLVDRMVKPSLQIVTMPIPSQKIITQDNVSIDVAAVAYFKVVDAYKAVVEIENYNRAVNQISQTTVRSVVGQFTLDEVLSETPKINQKIQEIIDDHSEPWGIKVTNVEIKDIKLPDSMQRAIALQAEAEREKRAKIISAEGEYLAAGKLGEAADIISEHPVALQLRIMQVLSNIAAEKNSTIVFPAQLLNSIRDVKDFMESELGVMSKKEK
- a CDS encoding metallophosphoesterase; this translates as MIGIMSDSHDHLEAIKMAVEVFNQAGVDLVVHAGDLIAPFTALEFAKLQAPLEAIFGNNDGEKQGLRTAYSELTVLADFKEIKFNGRNIALIHGTEEPLVEALTRSGKYDLVIRGHTHRMEITEGPTMVINPGETCGYLSGEKTVILLDTADLSYQKVFL